The proteins below are encoded in one region of Apium graveolens cultivar Ventura chromosome 4, ASM990537v1, whole genome shotgun sequence:
- the LOC141721553 gene encoding dof zinc finger protein DOF3.7-like isoform X2 gives MDTAQWPQGIGVVQLPMDGSNNNSEAIVSDNQRSNNTENKAVSAPRPQKPQAINCPRRYWTEGGSLRNVPVGGGSRKNKRSSLSSKKIPESTINSHQNPNLVKIFNGGSQDLNLAYPPRNSSYNPTTGIVPYEFVEFTNSTTTSTHTNFSQYLKSGINVGRGLSSFMSMIPVSDSDASGLLYSSSTSGSGLPFQEFSKTSGLDFSINHQLGFDNSGGYGSSLQAVHQENNSSTSNHAKLLNFSIEDLKQPAAVTTNGTSNEFTERNGVTHQQQNDHLQSPGLIWNNGDIGGGASW, from the exons ATGGATACTGCTCAGTGGCCACAG GGAATTGGAGTAGTGCAACTTCCCATGGATGGTAGTAACAATAATTCTGAGGCAATTGTATCTGATAATCAAAGGAGTAACAATACTGAAAACAAGGCAGTTTCAGCTCCAAGGCCACAAAAGCCACAAGCTATAAACTGTCCCAG AAGGTATTGGACTGAAGGTGGATCTCTTAGGAATGTTCCGGTTGGCGGTGGATCGCGAAAAAACAAGAGATCTTCATTATCATCCAAGAAGATTCCAGAAAGTACTATAAATTCTCATCAAAACCCTAATTTAGTTAAGATCTTCAATGGGGGTAGTCAAGATCTTAACCTAGCTTATCCACCAAGAAACTCTAGCTATAACCCTACTACTGGCATAGTACCATATGAGTTTGTTGAGTTTACTAACTCTACTACTACTTCAACTCACACTAATTTCTCGCAGTATTTGAAATCCGGAATTAATGTTGGAAGAGGATTAAGCTCTTTCATGTCTATGATTCCTGTTTCGGATTCGGATGCTTCTGGACTACTGTACTCATCATCAACATCTGGATCAGGCCTGCCTTTTCAAGAATTCAGTAAAACAAGTGGGCTTGATTTTTCGATAAATCATCAATTAGGGTTCGACAATTCTGGAGGATATGGAAGTTCTTTGCAAGCAGTCCATCAAGAGAATAATAGTAGTACTAGTAATCATGCAAAGCTACTTAATTTTTCTATTGAGGATCTGAAACAGCCTGCTGCTGTTACAACCAATGGTACTAGTAATGAATTTACGGAGCGTAATGGGGTTACTCATCAACAACAAAATGATCATCTTCAATCTCCTGGATTGATCTGGAATAATGGAGACATAGGTGGTGGAGCTTCATGGTAA
- the LOC141721553 gene encoding dof zinc finger protein DOF3.7-like isoform X1, giving the protein MDTAQWPQGIGVVQLPMDGSNNNSEAIVSDNQRSNNTENKAVSAPRPQKPQAINCPRCNSTHTKFCYYNNYSLTQPRYFCKTCRRYWTEGGSLRNVPVGGGSRKNKRSSLSSKKIPESTINSHQNPNLVKIFNGGSQDLNLAYPPRNSSYNPTTGIVPYEFVEFTNSTTTSTHTNFSQYLKSGINVGRGLSSFMSMIPVSDSDASGLLYSSSTSGSGLPFQEFSKTSGLDFSINHQLGFDNSGGYGSSLQAVHQENNSSTSNHAKLLNFSIEDLKQPAAVTTNGTSNEFTERNGVTHQQQNDHLQSPGLIWNNGDIGGGASW; this is encoded by the exons ATGGATACTGCTCAGTGGCCACAG GGAATTGGAGTAGTGCAACTTCCCATGGATGGTAGTAACAATAATTCTGAGGCAATTGTATCTGATAATCAAAGGAGTAACAATACTGAAAACAAGGCAGTTTCAGCTCCAAGGCCACAAAAGCCACAAGCTATAAACTGTCCCAGGTGCAATTCAACTCATACAAAGTTTTGTTACTACAACAATTACAGCCTTACTCAGCCAAGATACTTTTGCAAGACTTGTAGAAGGTATTGGACTGAAGGTGGATCTCTTAGGAATGTTCCGGTTGGCGGTGGATCGCGAAAAAACAAGAGATCTTCATTATCATCCAAGAAGATTCCAGAAAGTACTATAAATTCTCATCAAAACCCTAATTTAGTTAAGATCTTCAATGGGGGTAGTCAAGATCTTAACCTAGCTTATCCACCAAGAAACTCTAGCTATAACCCTACTACTGGCATAGTACCATATGAGTTTGTTGAGTTTACTAACTCTACTACTACTTCAACTCACACTAATTTCTCGCAGTATTTGAAATCCGGAATTAATGTTGGAAGAGGATTAAGCTCTTTCATGTCTATGATTCCTGTTTCGGATTCGGATGCTTCTGGACTACTGTACTCATCATCAACATCTGGATCAGGCCTGCCTTTTCAAGAATTCAGTAAAACAAGTGGGCTTGATTTTTCGATAAATCATCAATTAGGGTTCGACAATTCTGGAGGATATGGAAGTTCTTTGCAAGCAGTCCATCAAGAGAATAATAGTAGTACTAGTAATCATGCAAAGCTACTTAATTTTTCTATTGAGGATCTGAAACAGCCTGCTGCTGTTACAACCAATGGTACTAGTAATGAATTTACGGAGCGTAATGGGGTTACTCATCAACAACAAAATGATCATCTTCAATCTCCTGGATTGATCTGGAATAATGGAGACATAGGTGGTGGAGCTTCATGGTAA
- the LOC141721555 gene encoding uncharacterized protein LOC141721555, producing MGSFRDEGEESSYYDAKDDIVSSLSDSGSDICESSYNNEFEVSSSYQYDVWAKGPVSVRKRRSAFSRLMGFSLDGTESCSDTVDSSFRREGSGAVLRNEFFEDEFCSRQSFVTTLSHDDLDLSRELGLKENFMYRAANITDSLSHEQLITFGNRVPSPSVSLVQQRVNQKIKESLVQQQQKAEVAENITKMGNRVKSRWVSRFRSFSCMANRKEADDGLLQYRPNSIVRERVQIQRVKVHQSKKHLKELSALFVGQDIQAHAGSILTMKFSPDGQYLASAGEDGIVRVWQVVEDERSNEIDIPDIDPSCIYFTVNHLSELNPLTDEQEKISRLKRLRKTADSACIIFPPVVFRILEKPLHEFCGHTGEILDLSWSKKNHLISSSVDKTVHLWKVGYDQCLKAFPHSNYVTCVQFNPVDDNQFISGSIDGKVRIWAIDGCQIVDWTDVRDLVTAVSYRPDGQGGIIGNVSGSCRFFSVTDNRFQLEAQMCLNSKKKPNCKRITGFQFFDQDPNKVMVTSADSQVKILQGMNIIGKFRGLKKGANQISASFTSDGRHIVSACDDSNVYLWDSSNKEKPSASKPKTSRSFEYFSNDASVAIPWSGLGPGISKNECNLQIVDECVSSRFSFSPSACFSMGQGFFVEPLPKGSATWPEEKLPASPRAIPSALFKTQYNFLKKSCQSSSKTHAWGLVLVTAGWDGRIRSFHNYGLPVTL from the exons ATGGGTAGCTTTCGTGATGAAGGCGAAGAATCTTCATACTATGATGCTAAGGATGACATTGTTTCTTCTTTGTCTGATTCGGGGTCGGATATTTGTGAGTCTAGCTATAACAATGAATTTGAAGTTTCCAGTAGTTATCAGTATGATGTTTGGGCCAAGGGACCTGTAAGTGTGAGAAAACGTCGTAGTGCATTCTCGAGGCTTATGGGATTTAGTTTAGATGGTACGGAGTCTTGCTCGGATACAGTAGATAGCAGCTTTAGAAGAGAGGGTAGTGGTGCTGTGTTGAGAAATGAATTTTTCGAAGATGAGTTTTGTTCTAGGCAGTCCTTTGTGACTACCTTGTCCCATGATGATTTGGATTTGTCGAGAGAGTTGGGTTTAAAAGAAAATTTCATGTATCGAGCTGCAAATATTACTGATAGTTTGAGTCATGAGCAGTTAATAACATTTGGGAATAGGGTGCCTTCTCCATCCGTTTCCTTGGTTCAACAACGAGTAAATCAAAAAATTAAGGAGTCCTTAGTTCAGCAACAGCAAAAAGCCGAGGTTGCTGAAAATATTACGAAGATGGGGAACAGGGTCAAAAGTAGGTGGGTGAGTAGATTTCGTTCCTTTTCTTGCATGGCAAATAGGAAAGAAGCAGATGATGGTTTATTGCAATATAGACCCAACTCAATTGTGAGAGAGAGGGTTCAGATTCAGAGAGTAAAGGTTCACCAAAGCAAAAAACACTTGAAGGAGCTATCAGCTCTTTTTGTTGGGCAAGATATACAGGCACATGCTGGTTCAATATTGACTATGAAATTCAGTCCTGATGGGCAATACCTTGCTAGTGCTGGTGAAGATGGGATTGTTCGCGTGTGGCAAGTTGTGGAAGATGAGAGATCAAATGAAATTGATATTCCAGATATTGACCCGTCCTGCATATACTTTACTGTAAACCATCTATCTGAATTGAATCCTTTAACGGATGAGCAGGAAAAAATCAGTAGATTAAAGAGACTGAGGAAAACTGCTGATTCGGCTTGTATCATTTTTCCACCAGTGGTGTTTCGGATATTGGAGAAACCGCTGCACGAGTTCTGTGGGCACACTGGAGAGATCTTGGACCTGTCGTGGTCAAAGAAAAAT CATCTGATTTCTTCATCTGTTGATAAAACTGTTCATTTGTGGAAAGTAGGATATGACCAATGTCTTAAAGCTTTTCCACACAGTAATTACG TGACTTGTGTTCAGTTTAATCCTGTCGATGATAATCAATTTATTAGTGGTTCAATTGATGGAAAAGTTCGCATCTGGGCAATTGATGGTTGTCAAATTGTTGATTGGACCGATGTGCGAGATCTAGTGACTGCTGTTTCTTATCGCCCTGATGGGCAG GGTGGGATTATTGGCAATGTATCAGGCAGCTGCAGATTTTTCAGTGTAACAG ATAATCGTTTTCAACTGGAAGCTCAGATGTGCTTAAATAGTAAAAAGAAACCCAACTGCAAAAGGATAACTGGCTTTCAG TTTTTCGACCAAGATCCAAATAAAGTAATGGTTACTAGTGCGGATTCTCAAGTAAAAATACTTCAGGGGATGAACATAATTGGCAAGTTCAGGG GACTGAAAAAAGGAGCAAACCAGATATCTGCCTCTTTTACTTCAGACGGGAGGCACATCGTCTCAGCTTGTGATGATTCAAATGTATATTTATGGGACTCAAGCAATAAGGAAAAACCCTCCGCGTCCAAACCTAAAACCAGCAGGTCCTTCGAGTACTTCTCTAATGATGCCTCAGTGGCAATTCCTTGGTCCGGTTTGGGACCTGGGATCTCAAAAAATGAATGTAATTTACAAATTGTAGATGAGTGTGTATCGAGCAGGTTCTCCTTCTCACCATCTGCTTGTTTTTCCATGGGCCAAGGCTTTTTCGTTGAGCCTTTACCCAAGGGATCTGCCACTTGGCCAGAGGAGAAACTCCCCGCAAGTCCTCGTGCTATACCATCTGCACTATTTAAAACCCAATACAATTTTCTAAAAAAATCCTGCCAGAGCTCATCAAAAACTCATGCCTGGGGTCTGGTCCTTGTTACTGCAGGTTGGGATGGTAGGATAAGATCGTTCCATAATTATGGTCTACCGGTTACTCTCTAA
- the LOC141721556 gene encoding disease resistance protein RPP13-like, with amino-acid sequence MVDAVVSFTIEKLNEFVIKQANIRIGVKDGIEWLKNELGYLLISVNAAEAQHNLPHIRLWIDEVKDVANQAVIILERFSSQQEEQAAHEQGGVLDRMRSFICICNKEVNLYDIGKDIESLKEKIIGIKSRRDEYRINDIIINTPVVQQRKRTFVRAASFDHEKDVIGFEDDVQTLLAQLVNGDPFLGLISIHGMGGLGKSTLASKLYHSSELSYFENRAWVCVSEEYEITRVLRMIIKSFTGDQQDSLKEMEEFELIRHLRNMLLDVDHYLLVIDDIWDVDVWKKIKNAFPDKNNGARVIITTRNKVVAEGVDDTCFVHELRFLGADESWELFCKRTKPTPNLEILGKEMVDKCGGLPLAIVILSGLLSQNKTYTFWSDVKDHLWRKLKGKSAEIEELLNLSYDDLSFRKKQCFLYLARFPEDHIIHVFNLKLLWIAEEFISEADEEDGVYMEDVAEDYVNELINRNMIQIELLSPEGQVLMCRVHDLVRDLAIEKAREHKILGIFDSSKQHPNPISWLQGQSRHAIYDGIGEYLKLLGPNSDALKLRSLAITDRIVTPEVEEVKLMYTRFKYLKVLDLSRAEDSESIPEEIGDLIHLKFLGLMGSIGGEVLAIPSSIGKLKKLQTLCGSDSNKYEFPEEICRLKEIRHLSFLNIEGKVNIDSNQTKLQTISNMSYTEWSHIDTINWTNLHTLGIESSEEEEEYNFESMANLTSLRSLRMFMDNCITTIQPLASCKHLKRVALMGKMKDPEELSLLPDSVTDLFLCKTEFEKDPMRILESLSNLIALHLYQCYWDRKMVCTADTFPCLQYLTIDSLGSLEEFQVDEGALPCLKAFEMRNCSYIKKDMIPQRIISLSSVPYVSPYWLH; translated from the coding sequence ATGGTTGATGCCGTTGTTTCCTTTACAATTGAAAAACTTAATGAATTTGTAATCAAACAGGCTAACATTAGGATTGGAGTGAAAGATGGTATAGAGTGGCTCAAAAATGAACTGGGCTACCTGCTCATTTCTGTTAATGCAGCAGAAGCACAACATAATTTGCCTCACATCCGCCTATGGATAGATGAAGTCAAAGATGTTGCGAATCAAGCTGTTATTATCCTGGAGAGGTTTAGCTCCCAACAAGAGGAACAAGCAGCTCATGAACAAGGTGGTGTTCTGGATCGTATGCGGAGCTTTATCTGCATCTGCAACAAAGAAGTCAATCTTTATGATATCGGTAAGGATATCGAGTCACTTAAAGAAAAAATCATCGGGATCAAGAGTAGGAGAGACGAATACCGTATCAACGACATAATCATAAACACTCCTGTTGTGCAACAGAGAAAGAGAACATTTGTAAGAGCAGCTTCCTTCGACCACGAGAAGGATGTGATTGGTTTTGAGGATGATGTCCAGACTTTGTTGGCTCAACTAGTTAATGGGGATCCCTTCCTTGGATTGATTTCCATACATGGAATGGGGGGGTTGGGCAAGTCTACTCTTGCTAGTAAGTTGTACCACTCTAGCGAGTTGAGCTATTTTGAGAATCGTGCTTGGGTCTGTGTCTCCGAGGAATATGAAATAACACGTGTTCTGAGGATGATAATAAAGTCCTTTACGGGAGATCAACAAGATTCGTTGAAGGAGATGGAGGAGTTTGAGTTGATACGGCACCTGCGAAATATGCTGCTAGATGTGGATCATTATCTCCTGGTGATTGATGATATCTGGGATGTAGATGTTTGGAAAAAGATTAAAAATGCTTTTCCAGACAAGAACAACGGTGCCAGAGTCATTATAACCACGCGGAACAAAGTAGTTGCCGAGGGTGTAGATGACACGTGTTTTGTCCATGAACTCCGTTTTCTGGGAGCAGATGAGAGCTGGGAATTGTTCTGTAAGAGAACAAAACCAACCCCAAACCTGGAGATATTAGGTAAGGAGATGGTTGATAAATGTGGAGGTTTACCACTTGCAATCGTGATCCTGAGTGGACTATTGTCGCAGAACAAGACGTACACGTTTTGGTCAGATGTGAAGGACCATCTTTGGAGAAAATTGAAGGGCAAGTCTGCGGAGATTGAAGAACTACTAAACTTGAGTTATGATGACTTGTCTTTCAGAAAGAAACAATGTTTTCTGTACCTTGCAAGGTTTCCGGAAGACCATATTATCCATGTTTTCAACTTGAAGTTGTTATGGATTGCAGAGGAATTCATatcagaagctgatgaagaaGATGGAGTATACATGGAGGATGTGGCTGAGGATTATGTAAATGAGCTTATCAATCGCAACATGATTCAGATAGAATTACTATCTCCGGAAGGACAAGTTTTAATGTGCCGGGTCCATGATCTTGTACGTGATCTTGCCATAGAGAAAGCCAGGGAGCACAAGATATTGGGAATTTTCGACTCAAGTAAACAACATCCAAATCCCATCAGTTGGTTGCAAGGACAATCACGGCATGCCATTTACGATGGAATTGGTGAGTACCTGAAATTGCTTGGCCCTAATTCCGATGCTTTAAAGTTGCGGTCATTAGCAATAACTGATAGAATTGTTACGCCTGAAGTGGAAGAAGTGAAGTTGATGTACACGAGATTTAAATATCTTAAAGTGCTCGACTTGAGCAGAGCAGAAGATTCAGAGAGTATACCTGAAGAAATAGGAGATTTAATTCACCTCAAGTTCTTAGGTTTAATGGGCAGTATTGGTGGAGAAGTTTTAGCAATTCCTTCAAGTATAGGGAAACTCAAAAAGTTACAAACTCTTTGTGGCTCTGACTCCAATAAGTACGAATTTCCGGAAGAGATATGCAGGTTGAAGGAAATAAGGCATCTAAGCTTTTTGAATATTGAAGGGAAAGTAAATATTGACAGTAATCAAACAAAACTCCAGACTATAAGTAACATGTCCTATACGGAATGGTCCCATATAGATACCATCAATTGGACCAATCTTCATACACTTGGTATTGAAAgttctgaagaagaagaagaatacaaTTTTGAGTCCATGGCTAATTTAACAAGTCTCCGATCACTACGCATGTTTATGGACAATTGTATTACAACAATCCAACCACTTGCGTCTTGCAAACATCTCAAGAGAGTGGCTTTGATGGGGAAGATGAAAGATCCAGAAGAATTAAGTTTGCTTCCAGATTCAGTCACTGATTTATTTCTATGTAAAACTGAATTCGAAAAAGATCCGATGCGCATTTTGGAAAGTTTGTCCAATCTCATAGCTCTTCATTTATATCAGTGTTACTGGGACAGGAAAATGGTATGCACTGCAGATACGTTTCCATGTCTGCAATACTTAACAATTGATTCACTCGGCAGCCTGGAAGAATTTCAAGTTGACGAAGGAGCTCTGCCTTGTTTAAAAGCTTTTGAAATGCGAAATTGTAGTTATATTAAGAAGGACATGATTCCGCAGAGAATAATTTCTCTTTCTTCCGTACCTTATGTTTCGCCATATTGGTTGCATTAG
- the LOC141720043 gene encoding uncharacterized protein LOC141720043, with protein MATNRLSFTDLQNPIFLHPSDGPTSIVVPKVQGAGDFRAWKRSFEIQLSAKRKLGFVDGTVTRSATDAAEASQWDTCNNMVISWIHNNISENIKSSVLFINTAADIWRQLEKRFSLTNGSRKYKLNRDLFNLKQNGMKMSDYFTGMRGLWEEIESMNVLPTLTSITPEVSKLLQAIENMKEESKLFQFLNGLDEVYSVQRSQLLMITPLPSVEAACAAVQQEESQKEIISHGVLCDGDIMAMYD; from the coding sequence ATGGCTACTAATAGGCTTTCGTTTACAGATCTACAAAACCCTATTTTCTTGCATCCCTCAGATGGACCAACATCAATAGTTGTGCCCAAAGTACAAGGTGCAGGTGATTTTAGGGCTTGGAAAAGATCATTTGAAATACAGCTGTCAGCAAAAAGGAAACTAGGATTTGTAGACGGAACCGTGACAAGAAGTGCCACAGATGCAGCTGAAGCAAGCCAATGGGACACATGCAACAACATGGTAATTTCTTGGATCCATAACAacatttctgaaaatattaaatCCTCTGTTCTTTTTATAAATACTGCTGCGGACATTTGGAGACAACTTGAAAAGAGATTTTCGTTAACTAATGGTTCGAGAAAGTATAAATTAAATAGAGATCTATTTAATCTGAAGCAAAACGGTATGAAAATGAGTGATTATTTTACTGGTATGCGTGGATTATGGGAAGAAATTGAGTCAATGAATGTGTTACCCACTCTCACTAGTATTACACCAGAAGTTTCGAAACTTTTGCAAGCCATAGAAAATATGAAGGAGGAGTCAAAACTTTTCCAATTTTTAAATGGGCTAGATGAGGTATATAGTGTACAAAGAAGCCAACTCCTCATGATTACCCCTCTGCCTTCTGTGGAAGCAGCATGTGCAGCAGTACAACAAGAGGAATCTCAAAAGGAAATCATATCTCATGGAGTGCTTTGTGATGGTGATATTATGGCCATGTACGACTAA